In one window of Streptomyces sp. NBC_01224 DNA:
- a CDS encoding DUF397 domain-containing protein, translating into MSSYSNQDRGECIEVSDDQATVVPVRDSKTPLGPVLMSPAEGWTTFIKALQKGQLSN; encoded by the coding sequence ATGAGCAGCTACAGCAACCAGGACCGAGGCGAGTGCATCGAGGTCTCCGACGACCAGGCCACCGTCGTCCCTGTACGGGACAGCAAGACCCCCCTCGGCCCGGTCCTCATGTCCCCCGCCGAAGGCTGGACCACCTTCATCAAGGCCTTACAGAAGGGGCAGTTGAGCAACTGA
- a CDS encoding SDR family oxidoreductase, with translation MTPVLSAGPLAGKAAIVTGAARGIGRACALAYARAGADLLLTDIGHDLEGVPYPLGTPSQLAHTARLCREQGTTVITAEADVRDLDAVRRVTDSALDRFGRIDVLLNNAGIAAPSGKTVHDIAPDEWDLMLDIDVSGAWRMIRSVGAAMTGRRSGSVINVASTAGLVGYRHFAGYVTAKHALVGLTKAAALDLAPFGVRVNALCPGSVRDDDAAEGTMLTEIARSLEVPVEEHEETFVAAQPMNRLIEPEDVAGAAVWLGSDDARQVTGTTVTVDGGFTSR, from the coding sequence ATGACCCCGGTGCTCTCCGCCGGCCCCCTCGCGGGCAAGGCAGCGATCGTCACGGGCGCGGCCCGCGGTATCGGCCGGGCGTGCGCGCTGGCCTACGCCCGAGCCGGGGCCGACCTGCTCCTCACCGACATCGGCCACGACCTGGAAGGGGTGCCCTACCCGCTGGGCACCCCCAGCCAGTTGGCCCACACGGCTCGGCTGTGCCGGGAGCAGGGGACCACGGTCATCACCGCGGAGGCGGACGTCCGCGACCTGGACGCCGTGCGGAGGGTGACCGACAGCGCCCTGGACCGGTTCGGCCGGATCGATGTGCTGCTCAACAACGCCGGGATCGCCGCCCCTTCGGGCAAGACGGTGCACGACATCGCGCCCGACGAATGGGACCTGATGCTCGACATCGACGTCTCGGGTGCCTGGCGCATGATCCGGTCCGTGGGCGCCGCCATGACCGGCCGCCGCTCGGGCAGCGTCATCAACGTCGCCTCCACGGCCGGACTGGTCGGATACCGCCATTTCGCGGGCTATGTCACGGCGAAGCACGCCCTCGTCGGGCTGACCAAGGCGGCCGCCCTGGACCTCGCGCCGTTCGGGGTGCGGGTCAACGCCCTGTGCCCCGGCTCGGTCCGCGACGACGACGCGGCCGAGGGAACCATGCTGACCGAGATCGCCCGGTCCCTGGAGGTGCCGGTCGAGGAACACGAGGAGACCTTCGTGGCGGCCCAGCCCATGAACCGGCTGATCGAGCCGGAGGACGTCGCGGGGGCGGCCGTATGGCTCGGCTCGGACGACGCACGCCAGGTGACCGGTACGACCGTGACGGTCGACGGCGGATTCACCAGCCGGTGA
- a CDS encoding thioesterase II family protein translates to MQIPVLCFPFAGAGASAFRRCQEYGSDTVLITPVQLPGREERFGEEPYTDVVAAVDDLLPSVLDQVAGSPAVALFGHSLGAVLAYEMAHRISALGRPEVVKLFVSGSPGPWTQRETRATGLSDEEFLRQVRDFAGYSHPALEHPDLREMLLPPLRADVEMHENYRAPSDKPLTVPVVSVRGASDELVSREEAAEWETSTTAGCRQVELPGGHMYLVDSPADLVRLLDAELATPGEGR, encoded by the coding sequence ATGCAGATTCCCGTGCTGTGCTTCCCCTTCGCGGGTGCCGGTGCCTCCGCGTTCCGCCGCTGCCAGGAGTACGGCAGTGACACCGTCCTCATCACGCCCGTCCAACTGCCGGGCCGGGAGGAGCGATTCGGTGAGGAGCCGTACACCGACGTCGTCGCGGCGGTGGACGACCTGCTGCCGTCCGTGCTGGACCAGGTGGCCGGCAGCCCGGCCGTGGCCCTCTTCGGGCACAGCCTCGGCGCCGTCCTCGCCTACGAGATGGCGCACCGCATCAGCGCGCTCGGCCGGCCCGAGGTGGTCAAGCTGTTTGTCAGCGGTTCCCCCGGCCCCTGGACGCAGCGGGAGACCCGCGCCACCGGCCTGAGCGACGAGGAGTTCCTGCGCCAGGTCCGCGACTTCGCCGGCTACTCCCACCCCGCGCTCGAACACCCCGATCTCCGGGAGATGCTGCTGCCACCGTTGCGGGCCGACGTCGAGATGCACGAGAACTACCGGGCGCCCTCGGACAAGCCGCTGACGGTACCGGTGGTCTCCGTGCGGGGCGCGAGCGACGAACTGGTCTCCCGCGAGGAGGCCGCCGAATGGGAAACCTCCACCACGGCCGGCTGCCGGCAGGTCGAACTGCCTGGCGGACACATGTACCTGGTGGACTCACCCGCCGACCTGGTCCGGCTCCTGGACGCCGAACTCGCGACGCCGGGGGAGGGCCGATGA
- a CDS encoding amino acid adenylation domain-containing protein: MRKTDTDRLCQAVALRVHAGADPQQLGRALAHAAGGARLWVQDVVGDADSEVAALHRERELSRSVDPHVGPGLRAVLLRYTDAVADLVVVAHRAVLVDPYHLVQAVLGDADAPAPVPTEHGERLREAVNALDRTQAPAWGLGTDGDPSTGRHTFTVPADGGLPAELTLRAALGLVLARCTGRDEVWIGVDAEHALTFTADGSLTVAQYLERVRQAVPAPGPAPVVGLFITDAPEALTGEGVKAETIDVRPFLTPLHHLSVHFADDGSTVLAGTCRYRRSAFDDDAVRWLTGMLATAHRSLVAADPGTPLAGLAVLDDSQRHALARLGGLGRTVHVSDDRIEQTVSGWARRRPDAPAVTFEDRTLTYRQLDQVSAGYAAGLRNLGVRAGDRVGVCLERSLDLVVVLLAVLKAGATYVPMDPAYPQERLAHTTQDAELSLVVTESGEFPRGEDVRLVPPSTLASTQQPDDAAAPPSADAPAYVIYTSGSTGRPKGVGVAHRNVAALLAATKDDFGLGTDDVWTLFHSSAFDFSVWEIWGCLMTGGRLVVVPYWASRDPRQFAALLADERVTVLSQTPSAFAQLTQLDREERISGSVRLVVFGGEPLDTRPLRFWLDRHPEQECRLVNMFGITETTVHVTAQTVTRREALTGSRSVGRPLPGWHVYVLDPEGRELPPGVPGEIYVGGQGVAGRYLNRPELTGQRFLPDPHAPGPMYRSGDRGRLLPDGRLEHLGRLDNQVKLRGFRIELDEIRARLLDAPAVDAAAVVLREGADGDTAGARLDGYVVFRADGTATGDLQEVRRHAARFLPDHMVPSTLTELSALPLTPNGKVDTARLPLPLADEAAGAPETVGDDLPSRLRAVWEKLFGFRVGPDDDFFALGGNSLLGVRLLAAMREQGLPTFPLPQLYLHRTVTALSAVLEATEERA, translated from the coding sequence ATGAGGAAGACCGACACGGACCGGCTGTGCCAGGCCGTCGCGCTCCGCGTGCACGCCGGGGCCGACCCGCAACAGCTCGGCCGCGCGCTCGCACACGCCGCGGGCGGCGCCCGCCTGTGGGTGCAGGACGTGGTGGGCGACGCCGACAGCGAGGTCGCCGCCCTGCACCGGGAACGCGAACTGTCTCGCTCCGTGGACCCGCACGTCGGCCCCGGCCTGCGAGCCGTGCTGCTGCGCTACACGGACGCGGTGGCCGACCTGGTCGTGGTCGCCCACCGCGCGGTCCTGGTCGACCCCTACCACCTCGTCCAGGCGGTCCTCGGCGACGCGGACGCGCCGGCCCCTGTGCCGACGGAGCACGGCGAGCGGCTGCGCGAGGCGGTGAACGCGCTCGACCGCACGCAGGCACCCGCATGGGGACTCGGCACGGACGGTGACCCGAGCACCGGCCGGCACACCTTCACGGTGCCCGCGGACGGCGGCCTGCCCGCCGAACTCACCCTGCGGGCCGCGCTGGGCCTGGTGCTGGCCCGCTGCACCGGGCGCGACGAGGTATGGATTGGGGTGGACGCGGAACACGCCCTGACCTTCACCGCCGACGGGTCGCTGACCGTCGCGCAGTACCTGGAACGTGTACGTCAGGCCGTCCCGGCACCCGGCCCCGCCCCCGTGGTCGGCCTGTTCATCACCGACGCGCCCGAGGCACTCACCGGCGAGGGAGTGAAGGCGGAGACCATCGACGTCCGCCCTTTCCTCACCCCCCTGCACCACCTGTCGGTGCACTTCGCCGACGACGGCTCCACGGTCCTCGCCGGGACCTGCCGCTACCGGCGCTCCGCCTTCGACGACGACGCGGTGCGCTGGCTCACCGGCATGCTGGCCACCGCCCACCGCTCCTTGGTGGCGGCCGATCCCGGCACCCCGCTGGCCGGCCTCGCTGTGCTCGACGACTCCCAACGCCACGCTCTGGCCCGGCTGGGAGGCCTGGGGCGCACGGTCCACGTGTCCGACGACCGGATCGAGCAGACCGTGAGCGGCTGGGCGCGGCGACGCCCGGACGCACCCGCCGTCACCTTCGAGGACCGGACGCTGACCTACCGGCAGCTCGATCAGGTGTCCGCCGGATACGCCGCCGGACTGCGGAACCTGGGCGTGCGGGCCGGCGACCGGGTCGGCGTCTGCCTGGAGCGCTCACTCGATCTGGTGGTGGTGCTGCTCGCCGTGCTCAAGGCGGGCGCCACCTACGTCCCGATGGACCCCGCCTATCCGCAGGAACGACTTGCCCACACCACCCAGGACGCCGAACTGAGCCTGGTGGTGACCGAGTCCGGGGAGTTCCCGCGCGGCGAGGACGTCCGGCTCGTGCCGCCCTCGACCCTCGCCTCGACGCAGCAGCCGGACGACGCGGCGGCGCCGCCGTCCGCCGACGCCCCGGCCTACGTCATCTACACCTCGGGTTCCACCGGCCGTCCCAAGGGTGTCGGAGTAGCGCACCGCAACGTTGCCGCGCTGCTCGCCGCCACCAAGGACGACTTCGGGCTCGGCACCGATGACGTGTGGACGCTCTTCCACTCCAGCGCGTTCGACTTCTCGGTGTGGGAGATCTGGGGCTGCCTCATGACAGGCGGCCGGCTGGTCGTCGTACCGTACTGGGCCTCGCGGGACCCCCGGCAGTTCGCCGCGCTGCTCGCCGACGAGCGGGTCACCGTGCTCAGCCAGACGCCGAGTGCCTTCGCGCAGTTGACGCAGCTGGACCGGGAGGAGCGGATCTCCGGCTCGGTGCGCCTCGTGGTCTTCGGCGGCGAACCCCTGGACACCCGTCCCCTCAGGTTCTGGCTGGACCGCCACCCGGAGCAGGAGTGCCGCCTGGTCAACATGTTCGGCATCACCGAGACCACCGTGCACGTCACCGCGCAGACCGTCACCCGGCGTGAGGCGCTCACCGGCTCCCGGTCCGTGGGCCGCCCCCTGCCCGGCTGGCATGTGTACGTCCTCGACCCCGAGGGCCGCGAGCTGCCGCCCGGCGTGCCGGGCGAGATCTACGTCGGGGGCCAGGGCGTGGCCGGACGGTATCTCAACCGTCCGGAGCTGACCGGGCAGCGCTTCCTGCCCGACCCGCACGCACCGGGACCGATGTACCGCAGCGGCGACCGCGGGCGACTGCTGCCCGACGGCCGGCTGGAACATCTCGGCCGGCTCGACAACCAGGTGAAGCTACGCGGCTTCCGTATCGAACTGGATGAGATCCGCGCCCGGTTGCTCGACGCCCCGGCCGTCGATGCGGCGGCCGTGGTGCTCCGCGAGGGCGCCGACGGGGACACGGCAGGGGCCCGGCTGGACGGCTATGTCGTTTTCCGCGCCGACGGCACCGCCACCGGTGACCTCCAGGAGGTACGCCGACACGCGGCCCGCTTCCTGCCCGACCACATGGTGCCGTCCACGCTCACCGAGCTGTCGGCACTGCCACTGACCCCCAACGGCAAGGTGGACACCGCCCGGCTGCCCCTGCCGCTCGCGGACGAGGCCGCCGGTGCGCCCGAGACCGTCGGTGACGACCTGCCCTCACGTCTGCGCGCGGTATGGGAGAAGCTCTTCGGCTTCCGGGTCGGCCCGGACGACGACTTCTTCGCGCTCGGCGGCAACTCCCTGCTCGGCGTGCGCCTGCTGGCGGCGATGCGGGAGCAGGGCCTGCCCACGTTCCCGCTGCCCCAGCTGTATCTGCACCGCACGGTGACTGCCCTCAGCGCGGTCCTGGAAGCGACGGAGGAACGCGCGTGA
- a CDS encoding ATP-grasp domain-containing protein — MTLLLIGAGSQAYRGYLLRSVAEEYDVHLLADRAPTWEAPFLRGHTMVDTADVTALREAARALSYEGVLTWDDTRVVQTARLAEALGLPGAGPEAALCCRDKRATREALARAGVPQARSVLVTSLPQARAAAARVGYPLVLKPRALNASTGVVKVESADALARAFRLARAATAPGAVEVAPGDVLVEEYLDGPEISVDAAWHEGLMTPAFVARKECGFPPYFEETGHLVDGRDPLLSDPRVLETVQAAHTAVGFTTGWTHTELRLTADGPKVVEINARIGGDRIPDIGRLALGVDAARTAAQVACGRRPDLAVRRHQVAAVRFLYPEADCIAREVCLEPGALPDSVDSAVAIALPGQELRLPPAGHVSSRYALITVGAESEQQCRADLDKASEAVRLEVLRTL, encoded by the coding sequence GTGACCCTGCTGCTGATCGGTGCCGGATCGCAGGCCTACCGGGGATACCTGCTCCGCTCCGTGGCCGAGGAGTACGACGTCCACCTGCTCGCCGACCGGGCGCCGACCTGGGAGGCACCGTTTCTGCGCGGGCACACCATGGTGGACACCGCGGATGTCACGGCGTTGCGCGAAGCGGCCCGAGCGCTCTCCTACGAGGGCGTGCTGACCTGGGACGACACTCGGGTCGTGCAGACCGCCCGGCTGGCGGAGGCGCTCGGGCTGCCGGGCGCGGGACCTGAGGCGGCCCTGTGCTGCCGGGACAAGCGGGCCACTCGGGAAGCCCTGGCCCGCGCCGGGGTGCCGCAGGCCCGGTCGGTCCTGGTGACGTCGCTGCCGCAGGCGCGCGCCGCAGCCGCGCGGGTGGGCTATCCGCTGGTGCTCAAACCGCGCGCGCTGAACGCCAGCACCGGAGTGGTGAAGGTCGAGTCGGCGGATGCGCTGGCCCGTGCCTTCCGGCTCGCCCGGGCGGCCACCGCACCGGGAGCGGTGGAGGTGGCGCCCGGCGACGTTCTGGTGGAGGAGTACCTGGACGGCCCCGAGATCAGTGTGGACGCCGCCTGGCACGAGGGCCTTATGACACCGGCGTTCGTGGCCCGCAAGGAATGCGGATTCCCGCCGTACTTCGAGGAGACCGGCCATCTCGTCGACGGCCGGGACCCACTCCTGTCGGACCCGCGGGTGCTGGAGACGGTCCAGGCGGCACACACCGCGGTGGGCTTCACCACGGGCTGGACCCATACCGAGCTGCGGCTCACCGCCGACGGCCCGAAGGTCGTCGAGATCAACGCCCGTATCGGCGGCGACCGCATCCCCGACATCGGACGGCTCGCCCTCGGCGTCGACGCGGCACGCACCGCCGCGCAGGTGGCCTGCGGGCGCCGACCGGATCTGGCGGTACGTCGTCATCAGGTTGCCGCCGTGCGGTTCCTGTACCCGGAGGCGGACTGCATCGCGCGCGAGGTGTGCCTCGAACCGGGCGCGCTGCCCGACTCGGTGGACTCGGCGGTGGCGATCGCGCTGCCGGGCCAGGAACTCAGACTGCCCCCGGCCGGTCATGTGTCCAGCCGGTACGCGCTGATCACCGTGGGGGCGGAGAGCGAGCAGCAGTGCCGCGCCGATCTGGACAAGGCTTCCGAGGCCGTCCGGCTGGAGGTGCTGCGGACCCTGTGA
- a CDS encoding DUF397 domain-containing protein — MPWRRSSYSNSDVGACIEVNDDRAAVASVRDSKVPHGPNLSFAADRWSTFVTAVNNGFLSNP; from the coding sequence ATGCCCTGGCGAAGAAGCAGCTACAGCAACTCCGACGTCGGCGCCTGCATCGAGGTCAACGACGACCGCGCCGCCGTCGCCTCCGTACGCGACAGCAAGGTGCCCCACGGCCCGAACCTCTCGTTCGCCGCCGATCGCTGGAGCACCTTCGTCACGGCGGTGAACAACGGCTTCCTGAGCAACCCGTAG